The window GAAAGGCCTAACTTGGTCTGTTAGTTCTGCCCCTAGCTTTTGACTCTGGGCAGGTCCCTTACTGGAGTCTCAGGTCCTTATTTGAATAAAAGACATGGTGAGCATCCCCCCAGACTTCGGGGAGGGTTCCAGGAAAGTAAGGTATGTGGGGCACTTGGCATAGATCCTGGCACAGTTGAAGACTCCAGGAAGGATAGGTCATTATTGTGCAGCAGCCTTAGCACAGTCTGGGTCCTGTTGTCTGGAGAAGCCCTTCAGCCCAGACATGAGGATCCTCTGTCCCATCTCTCACCCACATCTGAATTCACCTTCCTGGTACCTGGCCTGGGCCTGAGTTCTCCCCCACACCCCCCTCCAGCTTCTACCTGGCCTGTGTGGTCCTGGGGCTGCAGTTCTTACACGAGAAGAGGATAATTTACAGGTACCTTTTTCCCTGGAGGTGCTGAGGGCAGTAAGGGTAGGCAGTAGGATACTACCCCACTCCTGGGCTGCTCTAGGGACCATTGGTGGTCCCTGGGCCTCAGCCTTCTCAGCCTCTTTTGTTTGTCCCCCTGCCCTCAGGGACCTGAAGCTGGATAATCTTCTGCTGGATGCCCAGGGCTTCCTGAAGATCGCAGACTTTGGGTTATGCAAAGAAGGTGGGGCCACCTGTCCAGGTCCACACCCCACTCCTCACCAAGCAGCAGATACCTCCCGTCCAACCCCCAGGCCTTCTGGCGAAGGACTGGGAATGCTGGCCCTTCCTTCCTAGCCTAGACTTGGTCAGAGGAGAATCTGTGCTTAGGGCTGGAGAGGGAGTTGAGTCCTGCCTCTCATGTGACTTTGGCCTGTGGGTTTGGCTGAGACTTAGCTCCCTTATGCAGTCCAATGACCACCTCATGACCATGCCACTTTCGAGTGTGTGGGGCAGGGCTTGTCATGGGCTTGGCTACCTGGGATCTTAAGGtttggcattgattttttttttttttttggtggtggtactagggattgaatttgaGGGCattctaccacaaagctacatcccagtcctttatttataTTGAGACCGGCCCTCACTAATGTACtgagaggctggccttgaacttgagatctttctgcctcaggctctcagtagctgggattataggcctgcgccACCAGGTCCAGCTGACATTGATTCTTATCACAGAAGTTATAGTGAACAGGTCACACTAAGCAGGCATTGGTATGGATGATGGTCTGCAGGGATCGGCTTTGGGGACCGGACAAGCACCTTCTGTGGCACCCCAGAGTTCCTGGCTCCTGAGGTGCTGACTCAGGAGTCCTACACACGGGCTGTGGACTGGTGGGGGCTGGGAGTGCTGCTCTACGAGATGTTGGTGGGTGAGGTAAGGATGGGTACGGCTGCTGGGGCCTCAGGTAGGGTGGAATGAAGTGGCGCATATACCCACTGAGTCCCATTTCTACAGTGCCCGTTCCCAGGAGACACGGAAGAGGAGGTGTTTGACTGCATCGTCAATTCAGATGCCCCATACCCCCACTTTCTGTCTGTGCAAAGTCTAGAGCTCATTCAGAAGGTaggcactgtggggtgagggctGGGCCTGACAGCTACTATGGCTTGCGTGCCTCTCGCTACCATGCTCGGGGCCCTGCTCACATGGGTACCTGTGGAGGGCAGAGAGTGCCTAGGTGGAGCACCCTGAGTGcacacctgccctcctgcccagctCCTCCAGAAGTGCCCAGAGCAGCGCCTGGGGGCAGGCAAGCAGGATGCCGAGGAGATCAAGGTGCAGCCCTTCTTCAGGGTGAGTGGCTTGGACCATAATGGTCTCTGGTGCTTGGTATGGGGGAAACCTGGGGTGACCCCCGGGGACTCTGTTCCCACCTTCTCAGGCACCTCTGCCCTTGTCCCCAGACTACCGACTGGCAGGCCCTGCTCACTCGCACAGTCCAGCCCCCCTTCGTGCCCACGCTTTGCGGCCCAGCAGACCTGCGCTACTTTGAGGGAGAGTTCACAGGGCTGCCACCGGCTCTGACCCCACCTGCCCCTCGAAGGTCCCTTACCACCTGCCAACAGGCTGCCTTCCAGGACTTTGACTTTGTGTCCGAGAGATTCCTGGGGCCCTGAGGGCTCCCCCACACCTTTGCCCATGCCCCTAGACTACTGGAACCCCCACTTGCCCATCTGTGTGCCCACCCAGAGGCCCAGGTTTATAAGCTGTAGGACTCGCGGTGACAGCCAGAGGGCTACTGTGGTGGACTTTGCTCACTGAGCAAAGTGTGTCCTCTGCCCTTCCTCccatctctcttcttcctggccaaAACTGGACCAGAGAGGGTACACAGTAAGGAGTGGCTtgatttgtatttaatatttgacTTGCTTTATGgattattaaatttgaaaaactgTGCCCTGGAGGCAGCCTGGTTTGGGGGTAGGGTGGAGTCTGGGGTGCCTTGGTGCTGGAACCCCAATTAggtcctcttttctttcttctttgggaaGACAGAACCAGCCACTGTCTTGATGCTCTGCTTTGAGGCCAGGGAGGGTGGGCGGGAGTGAGGAGCTCCAGGCCCTCCAAGGGCTGACTCCAGCTAGGTATGGTTCCTCTGGTTTTCAGGCACAAGGTGGCAGCTCTGCCTCCAGCAAACCTAAACAGCCTGGCTGCTgccctcctccacttcctcctcagcCCAGAGGGTCTCCCAGGACCCTGAGGGCCATCCACAGAAGAAATGGGCCAGGTTGCGGGTCAGGCCACGGTTGAAAGGGTTGCTGGTGCGCTGGCGGAGGTAGGCAATACGGTGTGAGGAGATGAACTCCCAGGTGGTGGTGTTGCTGGCCACCAGATAGAGGTGTGAGGCCAGGAGTAGGCCAGCCACCAGTGAGAAGAAGGACAGCAGCAGGAAGGTGGCAAACAGAAGGCCCCTGGACCGCAGCCACAGCCCCCAGGGCTGGAAGAACTGGAGGCCAGACCtgcaggacagggacagggactcAGAGACAGGAGAAGGCAGGGTGCCCCCATCCCTCTCAGCTgggcccagggagccctggcTCTACACACCTGTGGATACATGCTGCCCATGCTCCCTCCATGCCCTGGGTGGCAGTGGTACCTACACCTACCATGCCAGGTACAGGCCCCACAGAAGAACCACCAGCTGCAGTGCCAGGTAGGCCACGAAGAGCGGGTGATTGCGTTCCCCCACACAGTTCTCCATCCAGGGACAGTGATGGTCATAGCGGCGGACGCAGCGGCGACAATCACGACAGTGTCGGGCCCGCAGGGGCTGCTGTAGGCACAGAGAGGGATGAAGACCAGGGTCAGGGCCTGAACTTGGTAGGCCAGAGTCCTGGGGCAGAAGGTCCCATGGGGGTCCCTGCATCACCCACCAGCACCAGGCAGTATCTGCAGCGTCGAAGGGCAATCCCCTGTGGAACCATGGCTGTCTGTTCCTCCTTGGGCTCCTGAAAATAAGGGACAGAGAACGAGATAGGGTATCCTTAGGAGGTAGATGACACTGGTAGGCATCTTCCTTGGGGGCCAGCTTACTCTGGTTGTGGAGTTTGGGGCTCATCCCATGTAGGTGGGTAGAGCAGAGCACCCTACACTGAGTAAAGCTATGTGACCTTTGCAAGGTTcatctctctgggccttggtGATTTCCTTATTGCAAGAAAAGAGTCTAGGGCTGGCAAGACAGTTTACTGAGATGCCCCCACAAAAGCCCATAGAATAAGGCCCGTCATGGAGGCTGTTACTGGGCCTTGGGTCCCTGCTGTCTGGAAGAGGAGTTCAGGCTCCCAGGGGCCCCTGAttacctggggctggggctgagtatTCACATAGCCAGGATCCATAAGCGACACAGCCAGGTAGAGCAGCAGGGAGCCCAGCACCAGGAACAGGAAGGTAAGGGGCAGGAGCAGCTCCCCCTGCTCTTCCCATTGCCGCAGCTCTAGAGAGACCAGAGGACAGTGAGGCTGGTCCCCCAGAGCAGAACaggaagggcagggctggaggtgaggaggATTTCAGGGAGGTGAGAGGGCTGAGGACAGCAGGGTGTGGACAGCTCTGATGCCCTTGGTTATAAAAGGGAGCAGAGAATGAAGGGGGGCTTTTGAGGGACATCCTTTCCTGATGGGGAGACTTGAGCAAATTTTTAGGCTAAAGCGGGTGGGGGCTCACTGTGGCAGATAAAGGTGGTGGGTAGGGGACTCCAGAGGAGAATGATGGGATGCAggtgggtgggtgaatgggtGCTACTATGGGACTCTGGAGACGGCCCCCTCCCTTACCCGAGTATTCCCTTGCCTGAGATTGGGAAGTCCGAACTGGGATGCCAGTCCGTGAATGTAGGTGATCCTACTAATCTCATGAATAGGGGGATTGGGAGTCAATTCCTTGGAAGGATGGAGTCTGGTCCAGGGTCATGGAGATGGGAGCTCTAGTCGATCCTTTAGTGTTTCTTGGGATGGACAGGGCATCTGGCAGTAATCAGGAAGATGCTGGGATTAATTAAAGATCAACTGGTCATCAGGGGAGAGCAGGTGGCTGGGGGAATGACGGATGGGAGAGGGCCTGGAGCTGGCGGAAACGGGGTGAATCTCGGGCTCTCTGGGGAATAGGTGGGGGACCTGGTGAGACCCAAACGTGCGAGGCACTACACGGGATCGGATGGGTCCGGGTCGCTCGGGGTCCGACTCACCGGTATCGTGCAGGAAAAGCACCAGCGTGATCCCCCAGGTCAGCACGGTGTGGCCGGTTCGCACCAGGACCCCAGGGCTGAGGAGCGCCCAGGGCGCCATCGCCAGGGCCGGGGCCCCACCCGGAAGACGCGCCGGGAGGAACCGGCCCTGGGAGAGGGGCCGCGGTCGCCCTGGGATTGGCGGATCCGGATGGTGGGCAGGGCCGAATTGGCGCAGGGAGGATGCCTATTGGATGACAGCTGCGGCCGAGTGGGCCCTCAAGCCAACAGGTGCCTGAGGAGGCTGAGGGCGGGGCCGGCGCGCGCGCAGCCGGTAACTcccccaactccagcccccaccAGCCAGGTAACTTTTCAAAGCCGCTGAGCAGGCGCGCGGCTCGAGCCGTTCTCTCGGGCTCCGCCCCCACGGCCTCGCGCATGCGTGCAGATCCCTAAGCGACCCGCAGTTCCAGGACCTTGACATGATTCCAGCGGGCAAAATTGTGCCCATCTCAAAGGTGTGATGGTTAAGACGTCAAAAGAGACAGAGCCTGCCCTACGTTGCTCCGGGACGGCATTCTTACCTCCTTCAGTTCGTTTTCGAATATCGCAAACGTTTGATGGAAAAGTGGAGGTCCTTGGTGCGGATTCTGGCTGAGCGGCCCATCTTTTGGTTAGTGTCAGAAATACTGACACTGCCTCTTCCTCCCTGACTGTTCCCGGGCAAGTGTCCGAACTCCCCTGAGCTGTTTTCTATCTGTATAACGGGGATGATAACAGTACCCCCACCTCCCAAGGTGATTGGAGGATTAAGTACTGGAAGTGCCCTACCTGGCGCTCCTGCTGTTCTAAGCCAGCACCTGCTCCCAGCCCGACTGCTCTCCCTTACAGCCCTGATTCTAGCACACCTCCCACTGATGCCAGCGACCACCTTAAGCCACCCACTCCTGCAGTGCACTCTTCCGACATGTATTGCCTTGGCCAGTTCAAcatctccctttaaaaaaatttttttttttttaagatgttgatggacctttattttattcacgtgctaggcaagcgctctaccactgagccccagccccagccctcaacattCCCTTTTCTATGGAGGAAATGATATCTCAATCCAGCATGGCTCTAGAAGGATTGCCTTTCACTCCATAGCAAGAGCAGGGCATGGGCATGTGACTCAGCAAGGGCAATAATTCCATGAGATCGATTGCTGAAAAAGGGACATTCTTTTGGATTCAAGCATAAATAATAGGATATAAAGGCATCTTTACATGGAAAAATCCTATCTGGCAGGAGCTTATAGGCCAGCTTATAGGGACATGAATATAAGCAGCATTAAAAGAAAGAGTGAGTCTTAGAATGTTTTCCCTCCGGCCCTCTGGATCCAGCTATGCCTGAAGCTGGTATTGTCTCTAAGTTGCCCCTTGCATTCATCAATGAATTTCCCACCTTGACTATCCTGGTCAGTTCAAGTTGGGTGTCTGTCACTTGCAACTCAGTCTTGATTACTGTGATAGGTATGTTACTTAATGTGCCCAGTGGAGAACTCTAGTACATTATCCAATCAACAGATAATTCTCAggctttaatatatatatatatatatatatatatat is drawn from Urocitellus parryii isolate mUroPar1 chromosome 4, mUroPar1.hap1, whole genome shotgun sequence and contains these coding sequences:
- the Zdhhc12 gene encoding palmitoyltransferase ZDHHC12 isoform X1; this translates as MAPWALLSPGVLVRTGHTVLTWGITLVLFLHDTELRQWEEQGELLLPLTFLFLVLGSLLLYLAVSLMDPGYVNTQPQPQEPKEEQTAMVPQGIALRRCRYCLVLQPLRARHCRDCRRCVRRYDHHCPWMENCVGERNHPLFVAYLALQLVVLLWGLYLAWSGLQFFQPWGLWLRSRGLLFATFLLLSFFSLVAGLLLASHLYLVASNTTTWEFISSHRIAYLRQRTSNPFNRGLTRNLAHFFCGWPSGSWETLWAEEEVEEGSSQAV
- the Zdhhc12 gene encoding palmitoyltransferase ZDHHC12 isoform X2 codes for the protein MAPWALLSPGVLVRTGHTVLTWGITLVLFLHDTELRQWEEQGELLLPLTFLFLVLGSLLLYLAVSLMDPGYVNTQPQPQEPKEEQTAMVPQGIALRRCRYCLVLQPLRARHCRDCRRCVRRYDHHCPWMENCVGERNHPLFVAYLALQLVVLLWGLYLACQGSLVPVPVLQVWPPVLPALGAVAAVQGPSVCHLPAAVLLLTGGWPTPGLTPLSGGQQHHHLGVHLLTPYCLPPPAHQQPFQPWPDPQPGPFLLWMALRVLGDPLG
- the Zdhhc12 gene encoding palmitoyltransferase ZDHHC12 isoform X3; the encoded protein is MAPWALLSPGVLVRTGHTVLTWGITLVLFLHDTELRQWEEQGELLLPLTFLFLVLGSLLLYLAVSLMDPGYVNTQPQPQEPKEEQTAMVPQGIALRRCRYCLVLQPLRARHCRDCRRCVRRYDHHCPWMENCVGERNHPLFVAYLALQLVVLLWGLYLACPGGCGCGPGAFCLPPSCCCPSSHWWLAYSWPHTSIWWPATPPPGSSSPHTVLPTSASAPATLSTVA